The following coding sequences lie in one Vibrio sp. BS-M-Sm-2 genomic window:
- a CDS encoding type II secretion system F family protein yields MLWVSLILFAFVLLLIRDSKVKKVYQFFNIEEAEAENFNAINVKSLVRKQGWQKFKDSISPTLMVLGPRSTLYIALYITGSLIASWYIVTDLLSITNFWLVLGSSLMFTFFGYRFLVTRRRRDFENTFPDALNILMSAVTAGDSLMQAISYVGDVMHNPIGREFKLMGERLKLGESPEVVLQRSCKNYPYPEFLFFTVTIRANIARGGQLKGVLARLIRVLVDSRTLEKKKMAMTSEARISAKIVAAIPLIFMIILNYVNPANVDFVLYDPEGRIILFYVLGSELFGLFIVWLLVRGVRA; encoded by the coding sequence ATGCTTTGGGTTTCATTAATCCTGTTTGCCTTTGTGCTGCTTTTGATCCGAGATTCAAAAGTCAAAAAGGTCTACCAGTTTTTCAATATCGAAGAAGCGGAGGCTGAAAACTTTAATGCGATTAACGTGAAGTCATTAGTGCGTAAGCAGGGCTGGCAAAAGTTCAAAGATTCCATCTCACCAACATTAATGGTGTTGGGTCCACGTTCGACGTTATACATCGCGCTCTATATTACGGGCAGCCTGATTGCATCTTGGTACATCGTTACCGATCTACTCTCCATCACCAACTTTTGGTTGGTGCTTGGCTCCTCTTTGATGTTTACCTTCTTCGGCTATCGTTTTCTGGTAACAAGAAGGCGTCGAGATTTTGAGAATACGTTCCCTGACGCGTTGAATATTCTAATGAGTGCCGTCACCGCGGGTGACAGCTTAATGCAAGCTATCAGTTATGTAGGCGATGTCATGCACAACCCGATTGGCCGCGAGTTTAAGCTAATGGGAGAGCGACTGAAGTTAGGCGAATCTCCAGAAGTAGTGCTTCAACGATCGTGTAAAAACTACCCTTATCCAGAGTTTCTGTTTTTTACCGTGACTATCAGGGCGAATATTGCTCGAGGTGGCCAACTTAAGGGCGTGTTAGCACGATTGATTAGGGTTTTGGTTGACTCTCGTACACTAGAGAAAAAGAAGATGGCGATGACTTCGGAAGCTCGAATCTCCGCCAAAATTGTTGCAGCTATTCCTTTGATTTTTATGATTATTCTTAACTACGTTAATCCCGCTAATGTGGATTTTGTTCTCTATGACCCAGAGGGAAGAATCATATTGTTTTACGTGCTTGGCAGTGAGCTGTTTGGTTTGTTCATTGTTTGGTTATTAGTAAGAGGAGTACGCGCATGA
- a CDS encoding CpaF family protein, protein MSSNKDLYLAFRGQIFEALDAEAVQKMSRRDLESQIQAAVDLLANSYQRPITSMMKSGLVKSLIDELFGLGPLQPLVEDQSISDIMVNGPNNIFFERHGKVKKSEVSFVNEEQLLAIAKRIASRVGRRVDELSPTVDARLEDGSRVNIVIPPIALDGTAISIRKFREQNIGFEDLIGFGSMSPDMARVLMIASRCRINVLISGGTGSGKTTLLNALSQYIAEDERIVTIEDAAELRLQQPNLVRLETRTSSVEQTGAVTQRELVINALRMRPDRIILGECRGSEAFEMLQAMNTGHDGSMSTLHANTPRDAIARVESMVMMANLNQPLDAIRRTIVSAVQMIVQVNRLRDGSRKITSISEIVGLEGESVVMEEIYRFRYDDAHYGETVKGEFVTDGIMQRSELVKKAQFFGLYDELIASFKGA, encoded by the coding sequence ATGAGTTCTAACAAAGACTTATACCTCGCGTTTCGTGGCCAAATATTTGAAGCCCTAGATGCAGAAGCGGTTCAGAAAATGAGCCGCCGAGACCTTGAATCTCAGATACAAGCAGCGGTTGATCTACTCGCTAATAGCTACCAAAGACCGATCACTTCGATGATGAAATCAGGGTTGGTGAAGAGCTTAATCGATGAACTGTTTGGTTTAGGGCCTTTGCAACCTTTGGTCGAAGATCAGTCTATCTCAGACATCATGGTGAACGGGCCCAACAACATCTTTTTCGAACGACATGGTAAGGTTAAAAAGTCCGAAGTCTCGTTTGTGAACGAAGAGCAGTTGCTCGCTATTGCCAAGCGTATCGCATCACGTGTCGGAAGGCGTGTTGATGAACTGTCTCCGACGGTCGATGCCAGGTTGGAAGACGGCAGCCGTGTGAACATCGTGATTCCTCCGATTGCTTTAGATGGCACAGCGATTTCTATTCGTAAGTTCAGAGAGCAGAACATCGGCTTTGAAGATTTGATTGGCTTTGGGTCGATGTCTCCAGACATGGCGCGAGTGTTGATGATCGCTTCGCGCTGCCGCATCAATGTATTGATCTCTGGCGGTACTGGCTCAGGTAAAACAACGTTGCTCAATGCGCTGTCTCAATACATCGCTGAAGATGAACGTATCGTGACGATTGAAGATGCGGCCGAGCTGCGTCTCCAGCAACCCAACTTAGTTCGACTGGAAACACGTACTTCAAGTGTTGAACAGACCGGAGCAGTTACCCAGCGAGAGTTGGTGATCAACGCGCTTCGTATGCGTCCAGACCGCATTATTCTGGGTGAGTGTCGTGGCTCTGAAGCGTTTGAAATGCTGCAAGCCATGAATACGGGGCACGATGGCTCAATGTCTACATTGCACGCCAACACACCGCGCGATGCGATTGCTCGTGTTGAATCCATGGTGATGATGGCGAACTTGAATCAGCCTCTAGATGCGATTCGAAGAACGATCGTCAGTGCCGTTCAGATGATTGTTCAGGTTAATAGGCTCCGTGATGGGTCTCGTAAGATCACGAGCATCTCTGAAATCGTTGGTTTGGAAGGTGAGAGCGTAGTGATGGAAGAGATTTATCGCTTTCGTTATGACGACGCACATTACGGAGAAACTGTTAAAGGCGAATTCGTCACCGACGGCATTATGCAACGATCTGAGCTTGTGAAAAAAGCGCAATTTTTCGGGCTCTATGACGAGCTTATCGCATCGTTTAAGGGGGCATAA
- a CDS encoding chromosome partitioning protein ParA, with protein sequence MFDLTKALTTKAKPTPTATTGVAGCTLFYQSQECLDLVQEVFRFEGWNDPACVKAKAGLTKLTEQQSSHIVILELNESTNVVEDAKSFASKLPTHKGVVVIGKEDAISTLRSLKDMGFYYVFWPVNKQEFADFLNHVSKNLKTFSGVSQKRKAKRVAIVGAKGGVGASFITTELGSLLSTQGSDTILVDHQYADTNIDVLLGLKDFKPRTIDEFTAPLHEMDEEGALSYLINARKNLRLLAIDGDMSQTDVLNYNQTLCELLARNANFIIEDFSGGVDFKVEPQLLVENFDVVVLILDASVSSVRSAKRLFEKVSNLQLSLSSRTRVITVVNFHRPENAYVLQKSDLTKYLGAEVDLEVDYCKALAHIIIDGKRGHKHDRHISRSMEQLVKLINGQPMDHKGMNSWLKKVRAK encoded by the coding sequence ATGTTTGACCTTACGAAAGCATTAACAACAAAGGCCAAGCCAACTCCGACCGCAACAACAGGTGTTGCGGGGTGCACTTTGTTTTATCAATCTCAAGAGTGTTTAGACCTTGTTCAAGAAGTCTTTCGATTTGAAGGGTGGAATGATCCAGCTTGCGTCAAAGCCAAAGCGGGATTGACCAAACTGACAGAGCAACAGAGTAGCCATATCGTTATTCTGGAACTTAATGAATCGACCAATGTTGTTGAAGACGCTAAATCTTTTGCCAGCAAACTGCCTACCCACAAAGGTGTGGTCGTGATTGGTAAAGAAGACGCCATTTCTACGCTTCGTTCGCTTAAAGACATGGGCTTTTATTACGTTTTCTGGCCAGTGAACAAACAAGAATTTGCGGACTTCTTGAACCACGTTAGCAAGAACCTTAAAACTTTCTCTGGTGTAAGCCAGAAACGCAAAGCGAAGCGCGTAGCAATTGTTGGTGCCAAAGGCGGCGTTGGCGCGTCGTTTATCACCACTGAGTTGGGCTCACTGTTATCAACGCAAGGCTCGGACACGATTCTTGTCGACCATCAATATGCCGATACCAATATTGATGTCTTGCTCGGCCTCAAAGACTTTAAACCGCGAACCATTGATGAATTTACTGCGCCATTGCATGAAATGGATGAAGAAGGGGCGTTGAGTTACTTAATTAACGCACGAAAAAACTTACGTCTGTTGGCTATTGATGGCGACATGAGCCAAACCGATGTTCTTAATTACAACCAAACTTTGTGTGAGTTGTTAGCGCGCAACGCCAACTTCATTATTGAAGATTTTTCAGGTGGTGTGGACTTCAAAGTTGAACCTCAACTCTTGGTAGAAAACTTTGATGTGGTGGTTCTGATTTTAGATGCTTCGGTATCTTCAGTAAGAAGTGCGAAGCGACTGTTTGAGAAAGTCTCTAACTTACAGCTTTCGTTATCGTCTCGTACGCGAGTGATTACCGTGGTGAACTTCCATCGACCGGAAAACGCTTACGTCTTACAAAAGTCCGATCTGACTAAGTATTTAGGCGCAGAGGTTGATCTCGAAGTCGACTATTGCAAAGCGCTGGCGCACATCATCATAGATGGCAAACGCGGCCATAAACATGATCGCCACATCAGCCGTTCTATGGAACAGCTGGTGAAGCTGATTAATGGTCAACCTATGGATCACAAGGGCATGAATTCTTGGTTGAAAAAGGTACGTGCTAAATGA
- a CDS encoding type II and III secretion system protein family protein produces MMIHHRIKQVLFASILAPLIGLLSITNAFAADRSITLNDGQHIQLKNPIGQVFINNPDIVDYKIINDNTIVVFANAIGQARLIVYGIDGDVLLSDRIIVDLDLTDIRRQLKFHFPDAKVKIQSVGEQVAVSGLVDSEATRDDIYRLVATLLGREKTEKWDKTQKLEFKSDNSDYEEPEGMVFARNMTWEGIIERIEVATTQQVNVKISVAQVTESFGQTVGVDWSSVGSSVGEFVFDQFDAANLSTLITALGNDQIAEVLAEPNLTVLSGESASFLVGGEVPVIVSTSSNVNISFKEFGIKLDLTAKVLSQDKIRMQLAPEVSEVEGYVEAAGIKVPQLASRRAMTTVELADGDSFVLGGLMSSADLEKMQKIPFVGDIPVLGAAFRKATTERKRTELIIVATVNLVEPMKPKDIQLPYIKKTSTLARWLNVKWDGKAVTSSDATIRLLSQGGFIQ; encoded by the coding sequence ATGATGATTCACCATCGAATCAAACAAGTACTGTTTGCTTCCATTCTAGCGCCACTGATTGGCTTACTTTCTATAACAAACGCTTTTGCCGCCGATCGCTCCATCACGCTCAACGATGGTCAGCACATCCAGTTAAAAAATCCGATTGGCCAAGTGTTTATTAATAACCCTGACATCGTCGACTACAAGATAATCAACGACAACACGATCGTTGTGTTCGCCAATGCTATTGGGCAAGCACGACTGATCGTCTACGGCATTGATGGTGATGTTCTGCTTTCCGACCGCATTATTGTTGATTTGGATTTAACGGATATTAGACGTCAACTCAAATTTCATTTCCCTGATGCCAAAGTCAAGATTCAGTCTGTGGGAGAGCAAGTCGCCGTGAGTGGTCTTGTTGATTCCGAAGCGACTCGTGACGATATCTATCGTTTGGTTGCCACTCTGCTTGGACGAGAAAAGACCGAGAAGTGGGACAAAACTCAGAAGCTAGAGTTTAAATCCGACAACTCTGATTATGAAGAACCTGAAGGTATGGTATTTGCCCGCAATATGACGTGGGAAGGGATCATCGAACGCATTGAAGTTGCAACGACTCAGCAAGTGAACGTCAAAATATCAGTAGCGCAAGTCACCGAATCATTTGGACAAACTGTTGGTGTAGATTGGAGTTCCGTCGGTTCAAGTGTTGGTGAATTTGTTTTCGACCAGTTCGACGCTGCAAACCTAAGCACGTTAATCACTGCATTAGGCAATGACCAGATTGCAGAGGTTCTGGCTGAGCCTAACTTAACCGTGTTATCCGGTGAGTCGGCAAGCTTTCTCGTTGGTGGCGAAGTGCCGGTTATCGTCTCTACCAGTAGCAACGTAAACATTTCATTCAAAGAGTTCGGCATCAAACTCGACCTTACAGCAAAAGTGCTTAGCCAAGACAAGATTCGAATGCAGCTAGCGCCTGAAGTGAGTGAAGTAGAAGGTTATGTTGAAGCAGCAGGCATCAAAGTTCCGCAACTGGCTTCACGACGCGCCATGACAACTGTTGAGCTAGCCGATGGCGATAGTTTCGTCCTTGGTGGTTTGATGAGCAGTGCCGATCTGGAAAAAATGCAAAAAATCCCTTTTGTTGGCGACATACCAGTACTCGGTGCCGCATTCCGAAAAGCGACCACAGAAAGAAAACGAACTGAATTGATCATCGTTGCGACCGTGAATCTTGTGGAACCGATGAAACCGAAAGACATTCAACTGCCTTACATCAAAAAGACTTCCACATTAGCGCGTTGGCTCAATGTCAAATGGGATGGCAAGGCGGTGACATCTTCTGATGCAACGATTCGTCTGTTGTCGCAAGGAGGGTTTATCCAATGA
- the cpaB gene encoding Flp pilus assembly protein CpaB, translating to MRSRLVLLVAITALIVGALGVVDLLKSEPQPTTTAEVVEEKNEEHVAVWMTTEPYEKGRAIDAQGVVKQQLPLSEALTLGVREDAQISFSPSILLNRSLNAGEVVLPEYQVTPGQPGYIDLLVTEGMTLYPLKVSDKNLINDYIRPGTSIDILTVSSPNDNLAGIIDKPKRFRGVKASMFLKNVKVLNIGNDATGDSSITARAPSKEDGLTTVVIEVSPDELPKLALAQRTMHIEIYRSQTYTQPEFAEVRNIIDNYTGIAELRGNENNPREAL from the coding sequence ATGAGATCTCGACTGGTATTACTTGTTGCCATTACTGCCTTAATAGTGGGCGCACTAGGCGTTGTCGATTTGTTGAAGAGTGAACCTCAGCCGACAACGACCGCTGAAGTGGTGGAAGAAAAAAATGAAGAGCATGTTGCCGTTTGGATGACCACGGAACCTTATGAAAAAGGACGTGCGATCGATGCGCAAGGTGTCGTAAAACAACAACTCCCTCTTAGTGAAGCATTAACGCTTGGTGTTAGAGAAGATGCACAAATCAGCTTTTCGCCCTCCATTTTGCTCAATCGCAGCCTTAACGCAGGTGAGGTTGTACTGCCTGAATATCAAGTGACGCCAGGCCAGCCCGGATACATCGACCTTTTGGTCACGGAAGGCATGACGTTATACCCACTTAAAGTCAGTGACAAAAACCTAATCAACGATTACATCCGCCCTGGAACGTCCATCGATATCCTCACTGTGAGTTCTCCAAACGATAACTTAGCCGGAATTATCGATAAGCCGAAGCGCTTTAGAGGTGTGAAGGCGTCAATGTTCCTTAAAAACGTCAAAGTACTCAACATTGGCAATGACGCCACTGGCGACAGTTCTATTACCGCTCGCGCTCCGAGTAAAGAGGATGGACTGACTACGGTGGTCATCGAAGTTAGCCCCGACGAGTTACCAAAACTTGCGCTAGCACAACGAACAATGCACATCGAAATTTACCGAAGCCAAACCTACACGCAACCCGAGTTCGCGGAGGTGCGCAATATTATCGATAACTATACAGGGATTGCTGAGTTACGTGGTAACGAGAACAATCCGAGAGAGGCTTTGTGA
- a CDS encoding prepilin peptidase — protein MYLVTLAILGLYVSVTDFIYRKIQNYALCVLLFLQSFLSPLDIQIMSFLLMLSLGLVLYKLIWIGAGDIKYVVILSLTIPVGDLLLAFVLMAFAGGILAVTYLIIKKIKKPSPHDQDGIPYGIAISIGFYIAILTQSTPYI, from the coding sequence TTGTATTTAGTGACTTTGGCAATATTGGGTTTATATGTGTCGGTTACTGATTTTATCTATCGTAAGATACAAAATTATGCCTTATGCGTATTACTTTTCCTGCAGTCTTTTTTGTCACCTCTAGATATTCAAATTATGAGCTTTCTACTGATGTTAAGTTTAGGGCTTGTTCTTTATAAGCTGATTTGGATTGGAGCTGGCGATATTAAATATGTCGTTATTTTGTCGCTTACCATTCCTGTTGGTGACTTATTATTGGCGTTTGTTCTGATGGCTTTTGCTGGTGGTATTTTAGCTGTCACTTATCTAATAATTAAAAAAATAAAAAAACCAAGTCCCCATGACCAAGATGGTATTCCATATGGTATAGCAATTAGCATTGGATTTTACATAGCCATTTTAACTCAATCTACACCATATATATAA
- a CDS encoding Flp family type IVb pilin, giving the protein MITKLYVKTNMFLSQFKNDERGVTAIEYGLIGVAMAVLVSVAVGTGGFITELGLAFDKIAATIKTASGTP; this is encoded by the coding sequence ATGATTACTAAACTATACGTAAAAACAAACATGTTCTTATCACAGTTCAAGAATGATGAGCGCGGTGTAACTGCAATTGAATATGGCCTAATTGGTGTTGCGATGGCTGTATTAGTCAGTGTAGCTGTGGGGACTGGTGGCTTCATCACGGAGTTAGGTCTTGCGTTTGATAAGATTGCAGCAACGATAAAAACTGCTAGTGGTACCCCTTAG
- a CDS encoding LysR family transcriptional regulator, which translates to MKLHFENIVSFIAVVEEGSFSSAARKLGKSQSTVSTAVQNLESDLGFNVFNREHSKVWLTEKGERLFQLSLPVVSKYRELITVAQQMNISDQIVYRVGIDPLVFNKNVKKTLLAFSEAFPNVDLLVVTKPSFVLGNYINEGKIDLALGNPYHKTNYDFNIEELFHVNCWWVAHEDLVTLKSQAPSQRVLLMDGCEELLNLSNIATYNLWRLDDLGTIIDLCKAQKGIAFLPGFLIEGNIKEHKLKVITDHPDFFGKRVIASLFWHIHSDFSLFNQWIKKELQTTTNYKQTFVADLAQ; encoded by the coding sequence ATGAAACTACATTTCGAAAATATTGTTTCGTTCATAGCAGTAGTTGAAGAAGGTTCATTTAGCTCTGCTGCACGCAAGCTTGGAAAATCACAGTCAACAGTTAGCACAGCTGTCCAAAATCTTGAGTCAGACTTAGGTTTCAACGTATTTAATAGAGAACACTCTAAAGTCTGGTTAACAGAAAAAGGGGAACGCCTATTCCAATTATCTTTACCTGTAGTATCAAAATATCGGGAATTAATCACTGTTGCCCAGCAAATGAATATATCCGACCAGATAGTTTACCGCGTGGGCATCGATCCATTAGTGTTCAATAAAAACGTAAAGAAAACACTGCTAGCATTCTCGGAAGCATTCCCGAATGTTGACCTACTTGTCGTGACGAAACCCAGTTTCGTGTTAGGTAACTATATAAACGAAGGGAAGATAGACCTAGCGCTGGGTAACCCGTATCACAAGACAAATTACGACTTCAACATCGAGGAACTATTCCACGTTAACTGTTGGTGGGTGGCCCATGAAGACTTAGTAACCTTAAAGTCCCAAGCACCATCACAGCGAGTTCTATTAATGGATGGTTGTGAAGAGCTACTTAACTTGTCAAACATCGCAACATACAACCTATGGCGGCTGGATGATTTAGGAACCATCATCGATTTATGTAAAGCTCAAAAAGGCATCGCCTTTCTGCCAGGGTTTCTCATCGAAGGTAACATCAAAGAACATAAGCTTAAGGTTATTACCGATCACCCTGACTTTTTTGGCAAACGAGTTATTGCATCCCTCTTCTGGCACATACATTCTGACTTTAGCTTGTTTAACCAATGGATAAAAAAAGAGCTACAAACCACAACTAATTACAAACAAACATTTGTTGCTGATCTAGCTCAATAA
- a CDS encoding helix-turn-helix domain-containing protein, translating to MSEQGKQPEGYCNADKYLTLISTKWTAHIVWLLGQSSEIRFGQIQKQLALVSSKVLSERLKLLSKEGFIWRRQEETVPVTVYYGLTEKGKELADIVDIIVKKSESWD from the coding sequence ATGAGTGAACAGGGTAAGCAACCTGAAGGTTACTGTAACGCTGATAAATATTTGACCTTGATCTCTACGAAGTGGACTGCTCACATCGTTTGGTTATTAGGTCAGAGTAGCGAGATACGCTTTGGACAAATTCAAAAGCAACTGGCTTTAGTGTCTAGTAAAGTACTTAGTGAGAGGCTGAAGTTACTTAGCAAAGAAGGTTTTATCTGGCGCAGGCAAGAAGAAACCGTTCCTGTGACTGTATATTATGGTCTGACAGAAAAAGGAAAAGAACTTGCGGATATTGTTGATATTATAGTAAAAAAATCTGAAAGCTGGGATTAG